From the genome of Thiomicrorhabdus indica:
TTTATTCCTCAGGCGCTTGAGAAGTTGAAAGCGGCTCGTAAAATGATTGATGAATCAGGTCGTGATATCCGTTTGGAAATCGATGGTGGCGTTAAGGTTGAAAACATCGCTGAAGTAGCGGCCGCTGGGTGTGATACATTCGTTTCTGGTTCGGGCATTTTCGGTAAAGCGAATGCGTCAGATGCAAACCGTTACGACACAGTTATTCAGCAAATGCGTGATGAATTAGCAAAAGCTTAATTCGTTACACAGAGCTTTTGTTGTCGCGCCAGCGTTTTCACTAGTAGTGAGCGCTGGCGTTGTTATTTCAAGATGAGAGAAAAAATGGAAAAGTTACAACCAAGTTTCGTATTGATTGATTTGGATGGCACCTTAGTCGACTCGGTTCCCGATTTAACCTATTGTGTTGATGAAATGATGAAGCAACTGGATATGCCGGTTCGTGGTGAAGCATCAGTTCGTCAATGGGTAGGAAATGGTGTTGAGCGTCTCGTTGAGCGTGCATTGATTAATTCTGTGGACGGTGAACCAGAACCAGAACTGTTTGCCAAAGCGATTCCTATTTTTAAAGAACTTTATGCGGTGAATAACTCCCAGCGTAGCTGTGTTTATGATGGCGTGGTCGAAGGCATTGAATGGATGCAAGCGCAAGGCTATCGTGTAGCTTGTGTGACGAATAAAGCGGAGGCGTTTACGATTCCTCTGTTAAAAGACAAAGGTCTATTTGATTACTTTGAAGTGATTGTATCGGGCGATACTTGCGAAAAGAAAAAGCCAGATCCCATGCCTTTACATCATGCCGCAAAACTTTTGGGTGAGTCGGCAGAAAATGCATTGATGATTGGTGACTCTAAATCGGATGTGAAAGCCGCGCGAGCAGCAGGATTTCATATTTTTGCGATGACCTACGGTTACAATCATGGAGAAGATATCCGCGATTATAATCCTGATGTTATTATGGACTCTTTTACAGAATTACCGAATTATTTGGTAGCAAAAGCTTAACAGGCAGTTGATGGAGATTTCTATGCCGAAAATTTTGTTATTTGTATGGCGATTATTGCAACAATTGACTAAGCCCTTCTGGTGTTCAGTGCTTGGTATTTGGCGTTGGTGGCAATTCCAACGTTGGCAATCGCAAGAAACTAAACTTGCCCATACAAACAGACAAATAACCGTAAAGGCAGAAGAGAAATGACCACAAAAAATACTGCAGAAAATATTGAAACGTTGATAAAGCAAGGCTATAAGCGAGTGCCAGTCATGCGCACAGTTCTTGCTGATTTTGACACACCACTTAGTGTTTACCATAAGCTTGCGAATGGCAATTATTCCTACCTTTTTGAATCGGTTCAAGGGGGCGAAAAATGGGGGCGTTACTCCATTATTGGCTTGCCTTGTGAACGACGAATTGAAGTTCATGGGCGACAGGTTCGAGAGTATCAGGGAGATGAGGTTTTACAGCATCAGGTTGCTGATGACCCTCTCGCTTGGATTGAAGCCTATCAAAATAGCTTTAAGGTTTTTGAAGATGAAAACCTGCCGGCTTTCAGTGGTGGCCTAGTCGGTTATTTCGGTTATGACACGGTTCGTTACATTGAACCGCGTTTAGTTGAATCGGTTCCAGAAAAAGATGACATCGGTGCGCCGGATATTCAACTGTTGGTTTCGGAAGAGTTAGTCGTATTTGATAACTTATCCGGTCAAGTTCATGTGATTGTACATGCGGATTTGAGCTTAGAGAATGCCTATGAACGAGCGGAGCAGCGTTTACAGGAACTGACTCAAAAATTATCAAAGGCTGTGAATTTACCGGCCGATATACAAAGCGTACGTCAAATTGATGAGCCGGATTTCGTTTCTAGCTTCGGTGAAGAGCCTTTCAAAGCTGCGGTCGCCAAAATTCAAGAGTATGTGTTGGCCGGTGATGCGATGCAAGTTGTGATTTCACAACAGATGTCTGTCGACTTTGAAGAAGACCCGATGGACTTGTATCGTGCATTACGTCATTTAAATCCATCGCCCTACATGTTTTATTTGAATTTGGGAGGTACCTACATTGTTGGTTCTTCCCCAGAAATCTTAGTGCGCTTAGAAGATGATACAGTCACCGTTCGTCCAATTGCTGGAACTCGCCGTCGTGGTGTCGACGAAACCGCAGATTTGGCATTAGAACAAGATTTGTTAAATGATCCGAAAGAAATTGCGGAACATCTTATGTTGATTGATCTTGGGCGTAATGATGTTGGACGTATTGCAAAAATTGGTGAAGTTGAACTGACCGAAAAAATGCTTGTCGAACGCTATTCACATGTAATGCATATTGTTTCGAATGTGGAAGGCAAAATTAAAGATGACATGAGTGCAATGGATGTCCTTCGAGCAACTTTCCCGGCCGGTACCTTATCTGGAGCGCCGAAAATTCGAGCCATGGAAATTATTGATGAGCTTGAACCGGTTAAGCGTGGCATTTACGGTGGTGCTGTCGGGTATTTAGGTTGGAATGGCAATATGGATACCGCGATTGCTATTCGTACAGCAGTAATTCAGGATAATAAGCTTTTTGTCCAAGCAGGAGCGGGTGTGGTTGCTGATTCTAATCCTCAAGCAGAGTGGGATGAGACGATGAATAAAGGGCGTGCGATTTTCCGAGCAGCGCAATTTGTGACCCAAGGCCTGCAAACTGAACCATCGAAATAAGACAGTAAGTTAGAGAAAAAAACTATGTTATTAATGATTGATAATTACGATTCATTTACCTACAACTTGGTGCAGTATTTCGGTGAATTAGGCCAAGAGGTTGTGGTACACCGCAATGACCAAATTGATTTAGAAACTATCCAAAGCTTAGAACCTGAATACTTAGTGATTTCACCGGGACCATGTACACCCACCGAAGCGGGTATTTCGGTTGAAGCGATTAAGCATTTCGCTGGAAAAATTCCCATTATGGGTGTGTGTCTTGGACACCAAGCGATTGGACAGGCATTTGGTGGGAAGATTGTTCGAGCGAAACAAGTGATGCATGGAAAAACTTCCCCTGTTTTCCATAAAGATTCTGGCATGTTTGCTCATTTACCGAACCCTGTAGAGGTTACTCGTTATCACTCACTGGTGATTGAACAGGATTCTTTGCCAGACTGTTTAGAGGTGACTGCTTGGACTCAGGATGAGAAGGACGGTTTAGATGAGATTATGGGTGTACGTCATAAAGAATTGCCTATTGAAGGTGTTCAGTTTCACCCAGAGTCTATATTGACCGAACAAGGTCATCAAATGTTGCGTAATTTTTTGGAACAACACACCCGCTAGTCTTAAATCTTCACCGTTTCTCTGTATGAAAAGACGCCATAAACCCATCCTTGGGAGCTCGGCTCAGGCCATCCAGGCCTTCAACGTTTTTCTTACAGAGAACCGTTGAGATTGCTAGCATCACCTTAATGTGATATCTACCGGCCGGTAAATGTTTAAAAGCCCTCATGCTTTCAAGGACACAAATAATGGAACTAAAAATCGCTTTAGAAAAACTTTTGAATCGTCAAGATTTGACCTCCGACGAGATGGAATCAGTGATGCGTCAATTGATGACAGGTGAGGCATCTGATGCACAGATTGGTGCGGTTTTGGCAGCGTTGCGCATGAAAAGTGAAACCGTTGATGAAATCGCAGCGGCGGTCAGGGTAATGCGTTCATTAGCGACGGCAGTACATGTTAATGACAAAACCCATTTAGTTGATACTTGTGGTACTGGTGGTGATGGCGCTAAAACGTTTAATATTTCTACCGCATCAGCGTTTGTTGTT
Proteins encoded in this window:
- a CDS encoding phosphoglycolate phosphatase, translating into MEKLQPSFVLIDLDGTLVDSVPDLTYCVDEMMKQLDMPVRGEASVRQWVGNGVERLVERALINSVDGEPEPELFAKAIPIFKELYAVNNSQRSCVYDGVVEGIEWMQAQGYRVACVTNKAEAFTIPLLKDKGLFDYFEVIVSGDTCEKKKPDPMPLHHAAKLLGESAENALMIGDSKSDVKAARAAGFHIFAMTYGYNHGEDIRDYNPDVIMDSFTELPNYLVAKA
- a CDS encoding anthranilate synthase component II, with amino-acid sequence MLLMIDNYDSFTYNLVQYFGELGQEVVVHRNDQIDLETIQSLEPEYLVISPGPCTPTEAGISVEAIKHFAGKIPIMGVCLGHQAIGQAFGGKIVRAKQVMHGKTSPVFHKDSGMFAHLPNPVEVTRYHSLVIEQDSLPDCLEVTAWTQDEKDGLDEIMGVRHKELPIEGVQFHPESILTEQGHQMLRNFLEQHTR
- the trpE gene encoding anthranilate synthase component I, translating into MTTKNTAENIETLIKQGYKRVPVMRTVLADFDTPLSVYHKLANGNYSYLFESVQGGEKWGRYSIIGLPCERRIEVHGRQVREYQGDEVLQHQVADDPLAWIEAYQNSFKVFEDENLPAFSGGLVGYFGYDTVRYIEPRLVESVPEKDDIGAPDIQLLVSEELVVFDNLSGQVHVIVHADLSLENAYERAEQRLQELTQKLSKAVNLPADIQSVRQIDEPDFVSSFGEEPFKAAVAKIQEYVLAGDAMQVVISQQMSVDFEEDPMDLYRALRHLNPSPYMFYLNLGGTYIVGSSPEILVRLEDDTVTVRPIAGTRRRGVDETADLALEQDLLNDPKEIAEHLMLIDLGRNDVGRIAKIGEVELTEKMLVERYSHVMHIVSNVEGKIKDDMSAMDVLRATFPAGTLSGAPKIRAMEIIDELEPVKRGIYGGAVGYLGWNGNMDTAIAIRTAVIQDNKLFVQAGAGVVADSNPQAEWDETMNKGRAIFRAAQFVTQGLQTEPSK